The proteins below come from a single Juglans regia cultivar Chandler chromosome 12, Walnut 2.0, whole genome shotgun sequence genomic window:
- the LOC109005844 gene encoding SART-1 family protein DOT2, whose translation MDVEWRDNQDDSPVREHWDGGAYDDLEQNGTDKSSKHRSKDRKKSSRGEDKEHRSKDRERSKRISDDVSKEREKSARDAEKDRVSSRDRRKEDRDEWEKDRSRDIKLREKDYERERYKEKERDRDKDGKDRGKDREREKERERETDKDSDRGREKERAKEKNRERDKDKEREKERDRAREKERERHKDREKDRESFKDADREKGKDKNREKEREADQDKERSRDRERMSRKIPEEDYNWSKDEEPKMDYEENKIRDASKQGKVFHHSETEENAEGHLSASELEERILKKREERLNKKSEGVSEILSWVSRSRKLEDKRNAEKEKAFQLSKVFEEQDNIGQGDSDDEEPSQRTAHDLAGVKVLHGLDKVMEGGAVVLTLKDQSILADGDINEDTDMLENIEIGEQKRRDEAYKAAKKKTGIYDDKFNDEPGAEKKMLPQYDDPTADEGVALDERGHFSGEAEKKLQELRKRIEGSSANNHFEDLSSAGKISSDYFTQEEMLQFKKPKKKKSLRKKEKLDLDALEAEALSVGLGVGDLGPRKDARRQATREEQERAEAELRNNAYQSAYAKADEASQSLRLEQTLPVKVEEDENPVFADDDEDLYKSLERARKMALKKQEVEVASGPQAIALLATTNTSRETAEDRNPTTGESQENKVVFTEMEEFVWGLQLDEEARKPENEDVFMQEDEEPKVSDEEIKDEAGGWTEVKDVSKDEDPADEDKEETVPDETIHEVAVGKGLSGALKLLKDRGTLKESIDWGGRNMDKKKSKLVGIVDDDEAKDTRSSTLIDYKKEIRIERTDEFGRIMTPKEAFRMISHKFHGKGPGKMKQEKRMKQYHEELKLKQMKNSDTPSMSVERMREAQMQLKTPYLVLSGHVKPGQTSDHRSGFATVEKDLPGGLTPMLGDRKVEHFLGIKRKAEPANSGAAKKFKP comes from the exons ATGGACGTAGAATGGAGGGATAATCAAGATGATTCTCCAGTGAGAGAACATTGGGATGGAGGAGCTTACGACGATTTAGAACAGAATGGAACTGATAAATCAAGCAAGCACCGGAGCAAAGATAGGAAGAAGAGTAGCCGAGGGGAAGACAAGGAACATAGGAGTAAAGACCGAGAACGGTCAAAGAGAATTAGTGATGATGTTtcaaaggaaagggaaaaatcagccagagatgcagagAAGGATCGAGTGTCAAGCAGGGATAGGAGGAAAGAAGATAGGGATGAGTGGGAGAAGGATAGGAGCAGAGATATTAAGTTGAGGGAGAAAGACTATGAACGTgaaagatataaagaaaaagagcGTGATAGGGATAAAGATGGAAAAGATCGAGGGAAGGACCGtgagagggagaaggagagggaaagagagacagATAAGGATAGTGATCGAGGACGTGAAAAGGAGAGAGCTAAGGAGAAAAACAGGGAGAGggataaagataaagaaagagaaaaggagagagataGGGCGAgggaaaaggaaagggaaagacATAAAGATCGGGAGAAGGATAGAGAAAGCTTTAAGGATGCAGATAGGGAGAAgggaaaagataaaaatagggagaaggagagggaggcaGATCAAGATAAAGAGAGGTCAAGAGATAGAGAAAGAATGAGCAGGAAAATTCCAGAGGAAGATTACAATTGGAGCAAGGATGAAGAGCCTAAAATGGActatgaagaaaataagattAGGGATGCTTCAAAGCAAGGGAAGGTGTTCCATCACAGTGAGACTGAAGAAAATGCTGAGGGCCACCTGTCGGCATCAGAGCTTGAGGAACGCATCTTGAA gaagagagaagagagattgaataAAAAATCTGAAGGTGTTTCTGAGATTTTATCTTGGGTGAGTCGGAGTCGTAAGCTTGAGGACAAAAGGAATGCTGAAAAGGAGAAGGCCTTCCAGCTCTCTAAGGTCTTTGAGGAGCAg GACAATATTGGTCAAGGAGACAGTGATGATGAAGAACCAAGCCAGCGTACTGCTC ATGATCTGGCAGGAGTTAAAGTTCTCCATGGCCTTGACAAAGTAATGGAAGGTGGGGCAGTTGTTTTAACGCTCAAAGATCAGAGTATACTTGCAGATGGGGACATCAATGAAG ACACGGATATGCTTGAGAATATTGAAATTGGAGAGCAAAAGCGGCGGGATGAGGCATACAAGGCTGCAAAGAAGAAAACAGGGATCTATGATGATAA GTTTAATGATGAACCCGGAGCAGAGAAGAAAATGCTGCCACAGTATGATGATCCCACTGCAGATGAG GGAGTAGCTCTGGATGAAAGAGGACATTTCTCTGGTGAAGCAGAGAAGAAGCTCCAAGAG CTCCGTAAGAGGATAGAGGGTTCTTCTGCAAATAATCACTTTGAAGATCTCAGCTCAGCCGGGAAGATCTCATCAGATTACTTTACTCAAGAAGAAATGCTTCAATTTAAAAAgcctaagaaaaagaaatccttGCGGAAGAAAGAGAAGCTGGATTTAGATGCCCTTGAAGCAGAGGCTCTATCTGTTGGTTTGGGTGTTGGGGATCTTGGTCCCCGGAAGGATGCAAGGAGGCAAGCCACAAGAGAGGAGCAAGAAAGAGCTGAGGCAGAATTGAGAAACAATGCATACCAGTCAGCCTATGCAAAAGCTGATGAGGCATCGCAATCACTGCGGTTGGAACAAACTCTTCCTGTTAAAGTAGAGGAagatgaaaatccagtttttgCAGATGACGACGAGGATCTTTATAAATCTTTAGAAAGAGCAAGGAAAATGGCACTTAAAAAGCAAGAGGTGGAGGTGGCATCTGGTCCTCAAGCAATTGCACTTCTTGCCACCACTAACACCAGCAGAGAAACTGCTGAAGATCGAAACCCCACTACTGGAGAGTCACAAGAAAACAAGGTCGTCTTTACAGAGATGGAGGAGTTTGTCTGGGGTCTCCAGCTCGATGAAG AAGCCCGAAAGCCcgaaaatgaagatgtttttatGCAAGAAGATGAAGAGCCAAAAGTTTCtgatgaagaaataaaagatgaagCTGGTGGATGGACTGAAGTTAAAGATGTCAGTAAAGATGAGGACCCTGCTGATGAGGACAAGGAGGAGACAGTGCCAGATGAAACCATACATGAAGTTGCAGTTGGGAAAGGATTATCAGGTGCACTGAAGCTTCTTAAAGATCGAGGAACACTGAAAGAAAGTATTGATTGGGGTGGTAGAAATATGGACAAGAAAAAAAGCAAACTTGTTGGcattgttgatgatgatgaagcaAAAGACACTCGTTCATCCACTTTGATCGATTATAAGAAGGAGATTCGAATTGAGAGGACAGATGAATTTGGGCGAATT ATGACTCCAAAGGAAGCCTTTCGGATGATTTCACATAAGTTTCATGGGAAGGGACCTGGCAAAATGAAGCAAGAAAAGCGCATGAAGCAATACCATGAAGAATTGAAATTGAAGCAGATGAAGAATTCAGATACACCATCAATGTCTGTGGAGAGGATGAGGGAAGCTCAAATGCAGTTAAAGACACCCTATCTTGTCCTTAGTGGTCATGTTAAACCAGG GCAAACTAGTGATCATAGAAGTGGTTTTGCTACTGTTGAGAAGGATCTGCCTGGGGGCTTGACGCCCATGCTTGGCGATAGAAAG GTTGAACATTTCTTGGGTATAAAGCGTAAAGCTGAGCCAGCAAATTCAGGTGCGGCAAAGAAGTTTAAACCTTGA